The following coding sequences are from one Caballeronia sp. SBC1 window:
- a CDS encoding GNAT family N-acetyltransferase, with translation MSKQRTAKKNHTRISYVHRGVGSVVLRRFDAACDSFDELTQMLHRSFARLGRMGLNCTCIDQSALITRARAMRGDCYVAVCNGRLVGTMTLYAQDGESSCALYRRNDVASVRQFGVDPAYQSRGIGKSLLAYADHWAAIRGYAELALDTPQPAAHLIAFYRGQGFRIDDFVRFAGKQYDSAILCKPPVAFRHLAAWSRRLELPQASVARAA, from the coding sequence ATGTCGAAGCAACGCACAGCAAAGAAGAATCACACGCGTATCAGCTACGTTCATCGTGGCGTAGGCAGCGTCGTACTGAGGCGCTTTGATGCAGCGTGCGATTCATTCGATGAGCTCACCCAGATGCTGCACCGGTCGTTTGCGCGGCTTGGGCGGATGGGCCTTAATTGCACATGCATTGACCAGTCGGCGCTTATCACCCGCGCGCGTGCCATGCGCGGCGACTGTTATGTCGCGGTATGCAACGGACGACTGGTTGGAACCATGACGCTTTACGCACAGGATGGCGAGTCGTCATGTGCGCTTTATCGGCGCAATGATGTTGCGAGCGTTCGCCAGTTCGGCGTTGATCCCGCCTATCAGAGCAGGGGGATCGGGAAGTCGTTGTTGGCCTACGCGGATCACTGGGCCGCCATTCGCGGTTACGCTGAGCTTGCGCTGGATACACCGCAACCCGCTGCACATTTGATTGCTTTTTACCGTGGCCAGGGCTTCCGGATCGACGACTTCGTCAGGTTCGCGGGCAAGCAGTACGACAGCGCGATTCTGTGCAAACCGCCCGTCGCTTTCCGCCACCTTGCCGCGTGGTCGCGCCGTCTTGAACTTCCGCAAGCGAGCGTTGCTCGCGCGGCATGA
- a CDS encoding cupin domain-containing protein, protein MARTFHRMHPEGTILDPELVNLSSVAEQTKAGYCNQILATVNDHAVHLSVMDSPFFWHFHPDSDEVFIVLEGVLLVELETARYELKPGEMLTVPAGVRHRTSPLTSRSVNLTVEKMNAQSVRVS, encoded by the coding sequence GTGGCTCGCACGTTTCACCGCATGCATCCGGAGGGGACGATCTTGGACCCTGAATTGGTCAACCTAAGCTCAGTGGCAGAGCAGACTAAAGCGGGATATTGCAATCAGATCCTGGCGACGGTGAACGATCACGCGGTTCACCTTAGTGTGATGGATTCGCCATTTTTCTGGCATTTCCATCCTGACTCGGACGAAGTGTTCATCGTTCTCGAGGGCGTCTTGCTTGTCGAGCTGGAAACGGCGCGATACGAGTTGAAACCGGGCGAGATGTTGACGGTTCCGGCCGGGGTCAGGCATCGCACCAGCCCTTTGACCTCGCGATCGGTCAATCTCACTGTCGAAAAAATGAACGCGCAAAGCGTACGCGTTTCCTGA
- a CDS encoding FAD-binding oxidoreductase: MKLDSYWLDTAPVFSEGAQGPVEGRADVVVIGGGFTGLSAALELATRGVSVTVLEAGRIASEASGRNGGQCNTGVAQDFASLAARVGLEQARGFYRAYESAVASVESIVSRHQIDCDLVRTGKLKLAAKPRHFEKLARTYEVLRREVDPDVELIPADRMRSEIGSDGFHGGLLQRNGVQMHMGKFGVGLAQAATRHGARIFEDAAVTQLKHIDGERYELTSARGVIRADRVLVATGASRVGPLQWFQQRMAPVGSFIVVTEPLSTQQLDAFFPHRRSYVTSLNIGNYFRVTPDNRLLWGGRARFAMSNPQSDEKSGNVLRKGLAKYFPELANTRIDYCWGGLIDITVDRLPRAGQHEGLYYSMGYSGHGVQMSTHMGRMMADVILSGSEQANPWRSLPWPPVPGHAGRTWTLPLVGAYYRLQDILF; this comes from the coding sequence ATGAAGCTTGATTCGTATTGGCTGGATACCGCTCCCGTATTCAGCGAAGGTGCACAGGGTCCCGTGGAAGGCCGCGCCGATGTGGTCGTGATCGGTGGCGGATTCACGGGTTTGTCGGCTGCGCTCGAACTCGCTACGCGTGGTGTGTCGGTCACCGTGCTCGAAGCAGGGCGCATAGCGAGCGAGGCGTCGGGGCGCAATGGCGGCCAGTGCAACACCGGCGTCGCGCAGGACTTCGCTTCGCTTGCCGCGAGAGTCGGACTGGAGCAGGCCCGGGGGTTTTATCGCGCGTATGAAAGTGCGGTGGCGAGCGTGGAGTCAATCGTCTCTCGTCATCAGATCGATTGCGACCTTGTCCGCACGGGGAAGCTCAAGCTGGCGGCCAAGCCCAGGCACTTCGAAAAACTGGCGCGCACCTACGAGGTGTTGCGTCGCGAAGTCGATCCGGACGTCGAGTTGATTCCGGCTGATCGCATGCGCAGCGAGATCGGCTCGGATGGTTTTCATGGCGGCCTGTTGCAGCGCAACGGCGTGCAGATGCACATGGGGAAGTTCGGCGTCGGGCTGGCGCAGGCTGCTACACGGCACGGCGCGCGTATCTTCGAGGACGCTGCGGTGACGCAACTGAAACACATCGACGGCGAGCGCTACGAGCTCACCTCGGCGCGTGGCGTCATCAGGGCGGACCGGGTGCTGGTGGCCACGGGTGCGTCGCGCGTGGGGCCGTTGCAGTGGTTCCAGCAGCGCATGGCGCCAGTGGGCAGTTTTATCGTGGTGACGGAGCCGCTTTCCACGCAGCAACTCGACGCGTTTTTCCCTCACAGGCGCAGCTATGTAACGTCGCTTAACATCGGCAATTATTTTCGGGTGACGCCCGATAACCGGTTGCTGTGGGGCGGCCGCGCGCGTTTTGCGATGTCCAATCCTCAGTCCGATGAAAAGAGCGGCAACGTGCTGCGCAAGGGACTTGCGAAGTACTTTCCGGAGCTTGCCAACACGCGGATCGACTACTGCTGGGGTGGCCTTATTGACATCACCGTGGACCGGCTTCCTCGTGCGGGACAGCACGAAGGGCTCTACTATTCGATGGGATACAGCGGCCACGGCGTGCAGATGTCAACGCATATGGGACGCATGATGGCCGACGTGATCTTGTCAGGGTCCGAGCAGGCCAACCCGTGGCGTTCGCTGCCCTGGCCTCCTGTGCCCGGGCATGCCGGCCGCACGTGGACGTTGCCTTTGGTTGGTGCGTACTATCGGCTGCAGGATATTTTGTTCTGA
- a CDS encoding ABC transporter substrate-binding protein → MMRVLAGTGMMALTGGGLLSVSASALAADTPKKGGSIRVAYDAGSVSDTLDPAVGSTGSDYIRFFMFYSGLTQLDESLTPQMNIAESVSSSDAKTWIIKLRNGVTFHDGKPLAPADVVYSLMRHKNPQTASKVKTLADQFAEIKASGPNEVTMTLDVPNADLPVILATPQFVIIKDGTTNFSSAIGTGPYKVKSFKPGVSTIGVRNDNYWKAGQPYLDQIELVSISDNAARVNALLAGDVHLINSVDPRSTQRIASTPGYAVKETKSGLYTDLIMRRDNTLTGNPNFVMGMKNLFDREQIRTAVFRGYAVTGNDQPIPPGHRYFNASLPQRKFDLDKAKFYMQKAGAVGPALPPIYATTDANGSIEMAELMQQTAAKIGVNLVVNRVPGDGYWSNHWMKHPLGFGSINPRPSADVLFTQFFKSDAPWNESGWKDPRFDQLLLSARAETDEAKRKAMYGEMQVLVADQGGIGIPSFISLLDANDKRLKGLGSIPTGGMMGFSFAEHVWWTA, encoded by the coding sequence ATGATGCGCGTGTTGGCCGGAACCGGCATGATGGCGCTCACCGGCGGCGGCCTGCTGTCGGTATCGGCGTCTGCGCTTGCCGCCGATACCCCCAAGAAAGGCGGCAGTATCCGGGTGGCGTACGACGCGGGTTCGGTCTCGGACACCCTCGACCCCGCCGTCGGTTCGACGGGTAGCGACTACATCCGCTTCTTCATGTTTTATAGCGGCCTGACGCAGCTCGACGAGAGCCTGACGCCGCAAATGAATATAGCGGAGTCCGTATCAAGTTCCGACGCGAAAACGTGGATCATCAAGTTGCGCAACGGTGTGACTTTCCACGACGGCAAGCCGCTCGCGCCTGCCGATGTGGTCTATTCACTGATGCGTCACAAGAATCCGCAGACGGCATCGAAGGTGAAGACCCTCGCCGACCAGTTCGCCGAAATCAAGGCGAGCGGCCCGAACGAAGTGACCATGACGCTCGATGTGCCGAACGCCGATCTGCCGGTGATTCTTGCTACGCCGCAATTCGTGATCATCAAGGACGGCACGACGAACTTCAGCTCGGCGATTGGGACCGGACCGTACAAGGTCAAGAGTTTCAAGCCGGGCGTCAGCACAATCGGCGTGCGCAATGACAACTATTGGAAGGCAGGACAACCGTACCTGGATCAGATCGAACTGGTGAGCATCAGCGACAACGCGGCACGCGTGAATGCGCTACTCGCAGGCGACGTGCATCTGATCAACTCCGTCGATCCGCGCTCGACGCAGCGCATTGCGTCGACGCCTGGTTATGCGGTCAAGGAAACCAAATCCGGTCTTTACACCGACCTGATCATGCGTCGTGACAATACGCTCACGGGCAACCCCAACTTTGTGATGGGCATGAAGAACCTGTTTGACCGCGAGCAGATCCGCACGGCCGTGTTCCGGGGTTACGCAGTGACCGGCAATGACCAGCCGATTCCTCCCGGTCACCGCTACTTCAACGCTTCGTTGCCGCAGCGCAAGTTCGATCTCGACAAGGCCAAGTTCTACATGCAGAAGGCCGGCGCGGTGGGCCCGGCCTTGCCGCCGATCTACGCCACGACCGACGCGAACGGTTCTATCGAAATGGCGGAGCTGATGCAGCAGACGGCAGCGAAGATTGGTGTGAACCTCGTCGTGAACCGGGTTCCCGGCGACGGGTATTGGTCGAATCACTGGATGAAACATCCGCTCGGTTTCGGCAGCATCAACCCTCGTCCCAGCGCGGACGTATTGTTCACGCAGTTCTTCAAGTCTGATGCGCCCTGGAACGAGTCGGGTTGGAAGGATCCTCGCTTCGACCAGTTGCTGCTGAGCGCACGGGCCGAGACCGACGAAGCCAAGCGCAAGGCGATGTATGGCGAGATGCAGGTGCTGGTGGCGGATCAGGGCGGCATTGGTATCCCGTCATTCATCAGCCTGCTCGACGCCAATGACAAGCGCTTGAAAGGGCTGGGCTCGATCCCGACTGGTGGCATGATGGGCTTCTCGTTTGCCGAACATGTCTGGTGGACTGCCTGA
- a CDS encoding hydantoinase B/oxoprolinase family protein: MTFDKSVLQIFANYCVAAAESMAYTLVRTAHSAFVKETEDFSCTLMNTRGLTFASPKTLGATWYPGLDFGAVIDMIDHYEPGDICMTNDAYSGYVATHTPDVMMWKPVFFNGEIVCYVGGHIHNTDMGGAVPASLSRTLTEIYQEGIRFAPTKIVRAGVLDEVLLEHMAINVRAPEQNRGDLKAQIAMLMTGERRVLEIIERFGLAQFRAGMDALLEYSEEQARTIVRSMPDGEYFFAEYADEDSVNGKPLRVALTLTVKDGSLIFDFTGSDPQLNSSLNMPTGGKERHVLALVGLNYVLYSLNPDLLLNAGMLKVARCIMPEGTIMNCVPPAAVGMRSLTAKVAQYVTFGAFSMVCPERLPACPAGGMSILNVKTVDRRGRAVIASIGPVGGGAGGMISGDGSDASGANVAFLRNTPVEINEAEVPIRITKYGVVPGSAGAGKYRGGLGTVMEFRVFSPGTLVTARNRDRSRFASWGVLGGKAGAVSRFTRNPGREDEEDLGVTDLVMCGPGDVIRLEGCGGGGYGHPYERDAQKVAEDVRRGYLRVDQARELYGVVLVDGVIDAVKTVQLREEAKRISDQTAVTHFDYGAERNAYEAKWTRERYDVLTGILARAPVVWRHFLKHKIFDALDAREAAGTLTAGAGIIDELYADVLRRYPQLLDVEQAAVT, from the coding sequence ATGACATTCGATAAATCCGTCCTGCAGATTTTCGCGAACTACTGCGTCGCGGCTGCGGAAAGCATGGCCTATACGCTCGTGCGCACCGCGCATTCCGCTTTCGTGAAGGAAACCGAAGACTTCTCCTGCACGCTGATGAACACCCGCGGCCTCACGTTCGCCTCGCCGAAGACGCTGGGCGCGACGTGGTATCCGGGTCTCGACTTCGGTGCTGTGATCGACATGATCGACCACTACGAACCGGGCGATATCTGCATGACCAACGACGCGTACAGCGGCTACGTAGCGACCCACACGCCCGATGTGATGATGTGGAAGCCGGTATTCTTCAACGGAGAGATTGTCTGCTATGTCGGTGGGCATATCCACAACACGGACATGGGCGGCGCGGTGCCCGCTTCGCTGTCGCGCACGCTGACCGAGATCTACCAGGAAGGCATCCGCTTCGCGCCGACCAAGATTGTTCGCGCGGGCGTGCTGGATGAAGTCCTGCTAGAACACATGGCGATCAACGTGCGCGCGCCCGAGCAGAATCGCGGCGACCTGAAGGCGCAGATTGCGATGCTGATGACCGGCGAGCGCCGCGTGCTGGAGATCATCGAGCGCTTCGGGCTGGCGCAATTTCGCGCCGGAATGGATGCGCTGCTTGAGTACTCGGAAGAGCAGGCGCGCACGATTGTAAGGAGCATGCCAGACGGCGAATATTTCTTCGCTGAATATGCCGACGAGGACTCGGTCAACGGCAAACCGCTGCGTGTTGCTCTGACACTGACGGTAAAGGACGGTTCGCTCATATTCGATTTCACCGGCAGCGATCCTCAACTGAATTCGTCGTTGAACATGCCCACGGGCGGCAAGGAGCGCCATGTCCTCGCGCTCGTGGGTCTCAACTATGTCTTGTACTCGCTTAATCCCGATCTTCTGCTTAACGCAGGCATGCTGAAAGTGGCGCGCTGCATCATGCCTGAAGGCACGATCATGAATTGCGTTCCGCCCGCGGCGGTGGGAATGCGCAGCCTGACCGCGAAGGTCGCGCAGTATGTGACCTTCGGTGCGTTCTCGATGGTGTGCCCGGAACGTCTGCCGGCGTGTCCGGCCGGCGGCATGTCGATCCTTAACGTCAAGACCGTGGACCGCCGGGGTCGTGCGGTGATCGCTTCCATCGGTCCGGTGGGCGGTGGTGCGGGCGGAATGATATCGGGCGACGGCTCGGATGCGTCCGGCGCGAACGTGGCGTTCCTGCGCAATACGCCGGTCGAGATCAACGAAGCCGAAGTGCCGATCCGCATCACGAAGTATGGCGTCGTGCCGGGTAGCGCAGGCGCGGGCAAGTACCGAGGCGGGCTGGGAACCGTGATGGAGTTCAGGGTGTTTTCGCCGGGCACGCTGGTGACCGCGCGTAATCGCGACCGCTCGCGCTTCGCTTCCTGGGGCGTGCTTGGGGGCAAGGCGGGCGCCGTCTCGCGCTTTACCCGCAATCCGGGCCGCGAGGACGAGGAGGACCTGGGCGTGACCGACCTCGTGATGTGCGGTCCCGGCGATGTCATCCGCCTCGAAGGCTGCGGCGGTGGCGGCTACGGCCATCCTTACGAGCGCGACGCGCAGAAAGTGGCCGAGGACGTGCGGCGCGGTTACCTTCGCGTCGATCAGGCACGTGAGTTGTATGGCGTCGTGCTGGTCGATGGGGTGATCGACGCCGTGAAGACGGTGCAACTGCGCGAAGAGGCGAAGAGGATATCGGACCAGACTGCAGTCACCCACTTCGACTATGGCGCGGAGCGCAACGCCTATGAGGCGAAGTGGACGCGCGAACGCTACGACGTGTTGACGGGCATCCTCGCTCGCGCGCCGGTGGTGTGGCGTCATTTCCTCAAGCACAAGATCTTCGATGCACTCGACGCGAGGGAAGCGGCCGGCACGCTGACGGCCGGTGCCGGAATTATCGACGAACTGTATGCCGACGTGCTGCGGCGATACCCGCAATTGCTCGACGTCGAGCAGGCAGCAGTTACCTGA
- a CDS encoding hydantoinase/oxoprolinase family protein has translation MGLRIGVDIGGSFTDFAVLDEATRTIRTLKVFSRPDSPGSEVLAGMDGLRERYGIEPRDVVYFTHGTTVGVNAVVQRKGLKLGLVTTRNFEDVLDIARLKIPDMYHLMSSRPAPLIPRDRVFGVVGRLTAEGEEETAVDEASVLDAVHAMQAAGCEGVVVSLLHSYRNPSHEQQVKAIIQGEMPGMFVSCSHEVWPIIREYERTVTATIGGYVQPRVSNYLTKLQAALAESGIGADLKVTKSNGGVMSAENGKQNCVQMILSGTASGVIGAAYLAKLCQVKDCMSLDIGGTTADIALIVDGKPQYATGEYIGEFQIHIPSVSVSSIGDGGGSIAWVDEFGVLKVGPESAGSNPGPVCYGRGGTRPTITDAFAAIGVLGSAALGYNAVKVDVDASLRAIEPLAQRLGLDVYKTAAAIIEVSISGMYAGVSRLSSRFGIDPRTFSLMPFGGAGPMLGCFLARALNVRNLLVPTTPGVLSALGGLIADTKNDFVRTTYYPLDRASLERLGHDLALLEADARAWVIRETGTDATAELVVSADMRYRGQSFEIDTPLTADAIAAGDIEGIAQAFHREHERLFGHSDEKSAIQVVALRLVITAHTPKPELPKIAAGEGTPKIESEIDAYLDGAWRRVPLYRRTALLGGHRFPGPAIVAQDDTTTCVLPGFNARVDDYGNLFLEAV, from the coding sequence ATGGGTTTGAGAATCGGAGTGGATATTGGCGGATCGTTCACTGACTTCGCAGTGCTCGACGAAGCGACGCGAACAATACGGACCTTGAAGGTATTTTCGAGGCCGGACAGCCCCGGCAGCGAAGTGCTTGCGGGAATGGACGGTCTGCGGGAGCGCTACGGTATCGAGCCGCGCGACGTGGTTTATTTCACGCACGGCACGACCGTCGGCGTAAACGCGGTAGTGCAACGCAAGGGGCTGAAGCTCGGACTTGTCACCACGCGCAACTTCGAGGACGTGCTGGACATTGCGCGCCTGAAGATTCCCGACATGTACCACCTGATGTCGAGCCGTCCTGCGCCGCTGATTCCACGCGACCGGGTATTTGGCGTGGTGGGACGGCTGACGGCGGAGGGTGAGGAGGAAACCGCCGTCGATGAGGCCAGCGTGCTCGACGCCGTGCACGCCATGCAGGCGGCAGGCTGCGAGGGCGTGGTGGTGTCACTGCTGCATTCGTATCGCAATCCGTCGCACGAGCAGCAGGTGAAGGCAATCATCCAGGGGGAAATGCCGGGTATGTTCGTCTCATGCTCGCATGAAGTCTGGCCAATTATCCGCGAGTACGAACGCACCGTCACGGCGACCATTGGTGGTTATGTGCAACCGCGCGTGTCGAATTACCTCACGAAATTGCAGGCGGCGCTGGCGGAAAGCGGTATTGGTGCGGACCTGAAGGTCACCAAGTCCAACGGCGGCGTGATGAGTGCCGAGAACGGCAAGCAGAACTGCGTGCAGATGATCCTCTCCGGCACCGCGTCCGGCGTGATCGGCGCGGCGTATCTCGCGAAGCTCTGCCAGGTGAAGGACTGCATGAGTCTCGACATCGGCGGGACGACGGCTGATATTGCGTTGATCGTGGATGGCAAGCCGCAGTACGCGACGGGCGAATATATCGGCGAATTCCAGATCCATATTCCGTCGGTCTCGGTCTCGTCGATTGGTGACGGCGGGGGCTCGATCGCCTGGGTCGACGAGTTCGGCGTGCTCAAGGTCGGACCGGAAAGCGCGGGGTCGAATCCGGGCCCGGTTTGCTACGGTCGCGGCGGCACGCGCCCGACTATCACCGACGCATTCGCCGCGATCGGCGTGCTCGGCAGCGCAGCGCTCGGCTATAACGCGGTAAAGGTGGATGTCGATGCGTCGTTGCGTGCGATCGAACCGCTTGCGCAACGACTGGGACTCGACGTCTACAAGACTGCAGCAGCGATCATTGAGGTATCGATCTCCGGCATGTATGCAGGCGTGAGCCGCTTGAGCTCGCGCTTCGGCATTGACCCGCGCACCTTCTCGCTGATGCCTTTCGGCGGCGCAGGGCCGATGCTCGGCTGCTTCCTTGCCCGCGCGCTGAATGTGCGGAACCTGCTGGTTCCGACTACCCCTGGTGTGCTCAGCGCGCTCGGCGGTTTGATTGCGGACACCAAGAACGATTTCGTTCGCACGACGTATTATCCGCTCGACCGTGCGTCCCTCGAACGGCTTGGCCACGACCTCGCGCTGCTGGAAGCCGATGCACGCGCATGGGTGATCCGCGAGACGGGCACAGACGCAACGGCCGAACTCGTGGTCTCGGCCGATATGCGCTATCGCGGGCAATCGTTTGAGATCGATACGCCGCTGACCGCCGACGCTATTGCCGCCGGTGACATTGAAGGGATTGCGCAAGCGTTTCATCGGGAGCATGAGCGCCTTTTTGGTCATAGCGACGAAAAGTCCGCAATTCAAGTAGTCGCGCTCAGGCTCGTCATCACCGCGCACACGCCCAAGCCCGAGTTGCCAAAGATAGCGGCGGGCGAAGGCACCCCAAAGATTGAGTCTGAAATCGATGCCTACCTCGACGGCGCGTGGCGTCGCGTTCCGCTCTACCGGCGCACGGCGCTGCTTGGGGGGCATCGATTCCCTGGTCCCGCGATCGTCGCCCAGGACGACACCACCACCTGCGTGCTGCCGGGTTTCAACGCCCGCGTAGACGACTACGGCAATCTTTTTCTCGAAGCCGTTTGA
- a CDS encoding extracellular solute-binding protein produces the protein MKSIPPFAIGAVFTLTAALPLTVSAADLTVTAFGGSWEKAYRTCFVQPFEKATGKSVDVVLGNPLQWVNQVAANPTKPPIDVIVSTPEAAYKAISLNLLDPVTAANVPNVAQLDPRLVAYGKGYGFPITFGDFGLMYNTKTVKNPPKTWKEFVDGTVAGKWQAALPGIAYVATPPGLITLFTKVYGGSSTNIQPALDQIKRMSASGNATFYSDPNTPLMSMRSGDLDIAMYYDGRAWAEHDANNPDIGFISPSPGSVAFPNMAQKVRNGSPLGLQFLNELASADGQSCFVNAMQYAASNRNVKYDTRVAPRVATREKSIWVEFEQVSEHSPQWIEQWNKQIGR, from the coding sequence ATGAAATCGATCCCGCCTTTCGCCATAGGCGCTGTTTTCACTTTGACCGCAGCGCTACCGCTAACGGTGAGCGCCGCTGACCTGACCGTTACCGCATTCGGTGGATCGTGGGAAAAGGCGTACCGCACCTGCTTCGTGCAGCCGTTCGAGAAAGCGACCGGGAAGTCGGTCGATGTTGTTCTGGGCAATCCGCTGCAATGGGTCAATCAGGTCGCAGCGAATCCGACAAAACCACCGATTGATGTAATCGTCAGTACACCTGAGGCTGCATACAAGGCGATATCGTTGAATTTGCTGGATCCGGTAACGGCCGCCAACGTGCCGAACGTCGCGCAACTCGATCCGCGCCTCGTGGCATACGGTAAGGGCTACGGCTTCCCGATCACCTTTGGTGATTTCGGCCTGATGTACAACACGAAGACCGTGAAGAACCCGCCGAAGACGTGGAAGGAATTCGTGGACGGAACGGTGGCTGGCAAGTGGCAGGCGGCGCTGCCCGGCATTGCGTACGTTGCGACGCCGCCCGGTCTGATCACGCTTTTCACGAAGGTCTATGGCGGCTCAAGCACCAACATCCAGCCCGCGCTCGACCAGATCAAGCGCATGTCGGCAAGCGGTAACGCCACCTTCTACAGCGACCCGAATACGCCGCTTATGTCCATGCGTTCCGGCGATCTCGATATCGCGATGTACTACGACGGCCGCGCCTGGGCTGAGCACGACGCGAACAATCCTGATATTGGCTTCATCAGTCCGTCTCCGGGCTCAGTGGCATTCCCGAACATGGCGCAGAAGGTCAGGAACGGCTCGCCGCTCGGCTTGCAGTTCCTGAACGAACTGGCGTCCGCCGACGGCCAGAGCTGTTTCGTCAACGCGATGCAATACGCGGCGTCGAACCGCAACGTGAAGTACGACACGCGCGTGGCACCACGGGTCGCGACCAGGGAGAAATCGATCTGGGTGGAGTTCGAGCAGGTCTCCGAGCATTCACCCCAGTGGATTGAACAGTGGAACAAGCAGATCGGCCGCTGA
- a CDS encoding ABC transporter permease, which produces MIALLRRTGVARVPLSLYNLLFFTFLIAPIVVVVAASFTAGNAITVPYHGVSLRWYRRLIEYRPFIDSLMTSVYLALSSAFVAILLAVPAAIALGRSRSAAAAALTTFLLAPVAIPALVIGFSLLYFLSSLGIGVSFVALLIAHTVISVPYVMRTVLAVYRNVGINFEEAAAVLGANRLQRFYFVTLPLISPGVFAGALFAVLISLDNLPVSYFFGTANVTTLPVVMLSYLQNQLDPAIAAISTVQMLIAIGLLLLVERTYGLRALNA; this is translated from the coding sequence ATGATCGCGCTGCTGCGCAGGACGGGCGTTGCGCGCGTGCCGTTGTCGCTCTATAACCTCTTGTTCTTCACGTTTCTCATTGCGCCGATCGTCGTGGTCGTGGCCGCGTCGTTCACGGCGGGCAATGCGATCACCGTGCCTTATCACGGGGTGTCGTTGCGCTGGTATCGGCGGCTGATTGAATATCGCCCGTTCATTGACTCGCTGATGACGAGCGTTTATCTCGCGCTCAGTTCGGCATTCGTCGCGATCCTGCTGGCTGTCCCCGCTGCCATCGCGCTAGGCCGCAGCCGCAGCGCCGCCGCTGCGGCCCTAACGACCTTCCTGCTTGCGCCGGTAGCGATTCCCGCCCTCGTGATCGGTTTCTCTTTGCTCTATTTTCTGTCGAGCCTGGGCATTGGCGTGTCCTTCGTTGCGCTCCTGATCGCTCACACGGTGATCTCCGTGCCGTATGTGATGCGTACGGTGCTTGCGGTCTATCGCAACGTCGGCATCAACTTCGAGGAAGCGGCTGCGGTGCTCGGTGCGAACCGTTTGCAGCGCTTCTATTTCGTAACGCTGCCGCTCATCAGCCCGGGTGTATTCGCAGGCGCGCTGTTCGCGGTGCTGATCTCGCTCGACAACCTGCCGGTCTCGTACTTCTTCGGGACGGCGAACGTAACCACGCTGCCGGTCGTGATGCTGTCGTACCTGCAGAACCAGCTCGACCCGGCCATAGCTGCAATCAGCACCGTGCAGATGCTGATTGCGATCGGCTTACTGCTGTTGGTCGAGCGCACCTACGGACTGCGTGCACTCAATGCATGA